One segment of Candidatus Neomarinimicrobiota bacterium DNA contains the following:
- a CDS encoding 4-phosphopantetheinyl transferase family protein — protein sequence MPFVLGNDLVDLSHPDTLNFHPRFPQRICTLSERNYLNLIPPDSPEYIEKLWMIWSIKESAYKACKQYKPDVSGWWNSFEVILERRQVLCFGDFLLNVKTDMGKGGMSGNTPYIHSLVYSPSLSRHQISSGVTWISPDQNPSDAVREFTTSRLLASGRKDGDKTIKWDKENSGAPVLRINHKVLPGRFSFSHHGRFVSYACCLTAGIPAKK from the coding sequence GTGCCTTTTGTCCTGGGAAATGACCTTGTGGATTTGAGTCACCCGGATACCCTGAATTTCCATCCACGTTTTCCACAACGCATCTGTACACTTTCAGAAAGAAATTATCTGAACCTTATCCCACCGGATAGTCCTGAATATATTGAAAAACTCTGGATGATTTGGAGTATTAAAGAATCAGCTTATAAAGCATGTAAACAATATAAACCGGACGTGTCCGGTTGGTGGAATTCTTTTGAAGTGATTCTTGAAAGGAGACAGGTTTTGTGTTTTGGAGATTTTCTATTGAATGTTAAAACGGATATGGGGAAAGGAGGGATGTCCGGAAATACTCCATATATTCATAGTCTCGTGTATTCTCCTTCTCTGTCACGTCATCAGATAAGTAGCGGTGTTACATGGATCAGCCCCGATCAAAATCCTTCCGATGCAGTAAGGGAATTTACCACAAGCCGGTTGTTGGCATCCGGCAGGAAGGATGGAGATAAGACGATAAAGTGGGATAAAGAAAATTCAGGTGCTCCTGTCCTCCGGATCAATCACAAAGTCTTACCGGGACGATTTTCGTTCAGTCATCACGGGCGGTTTGTCTCCTATGCCTGCTGTCTGACTGCAGGGATTCCGGCAAAAAAGTAA